One Candidatus Hydrogenedentota bacterium genomic window, GACGTCCCGAAGCAGCCGCGCCGGGGAGCGCCCGGACGGATTGAAATTCAACGCGAGCACGCCGCCCGCGCCCGCAAAGGCCGCGCCGGCCGCCGCCTCCCACGCGTTGGGGCCGCACGAGGCGGGGTCCGCCTCCAGGGCGCGCGCGCCGCCCGCGATCTCCCGCAGCATCACGCGGGATCGCACCGGCAGGCGCAGGGCCTCGGAGAACACATCGGCCTCCGCCGGCGAAAGCTCGATCCCGGTCACGTCCAGCGCCGCGATCTCGCCGCCCGCGCGCCACTTGGCGAGGAAGGCGCGCAGCGTGTTCTGCACTTCCCGCGCCACCGCCCCGGGCGAGCTGGCCAAGGCCTCCGCCCCGGCGCCCAGGCTCCGGAAGTAGGCGATAGTTCCATTGAAGACCACGGCCAGGCTCGCGCTCTGCCCGCGAACGTGCAGCACGGCCTCCAGGCCCTTCTGCGCCTTCCGCCCGGCCTGCCACAGGCCCGTCAGGGCCACGGCGTCCAGGTTGACCGCCTCCACCTCGACGCCGGCGGCCGCCACAATGGCCAGCTGCTCGTCGAGGTGGTTCCGGCGCACGCCCACCGCCAGCACCTCCGTCTCCCCGTCCACTTCGGCCACCAGGTTGAAATCCAGCAGCAGCTCGTCGATGGGAATGGCCAGGTGCGGCTCCAGTTCAAAACGCGCGGCGGCCAGCACCCGCTTACGCCCGCGCATCGGTATCGTAATCGACCGCACCACGCTGTGCATCGCGTTGGCGCACAGGATAAACACGGCGGGCGTGTGTTTGAGGCTGTCCACCGCCTCGCCCAGCGCCTGCGCCAGCGCGGCGATCCGGTCCTCCGGATCGGCGAACTGGGCGGTACGCTCCCGCACCTCCAACAGCACGGGCTTTCGCCCGCCCGTCTTGACCACCGCCACCCGGACCGTGTGGCCCACGATCTCGATGGCGCCCAACTTTGCACTCAACAGCATGCGCTACTCCAGCGTCCGCGCGCCCGCACCGAGCGGGGCGCACCAGCCCACCCGCCGCGGCGGGTAAAGCCCGTTATTGTATAACTTTCCACGAAAGAATGCGATAGAACTCCTGCGGCAGCTCCAGGCCGCTGTACACGGGGTTCTGGAACGGAAGCGCCTCGTTGCCGCCCGGCCAGTCCAGCGTGCCCGGATCCTGCGGCACGCGCAGGACATAGGCCTCGTTGCGGATGAGGATGTCGTCCAGCATGGCGTCCCCATGGATCCGAAAGATGTGGCTGTGCACCGTGAAAATCTGGCGCAACACCTCGCGTTCGGCGGCAACCTGCGCGGCCTCCAGGTCCTGCGCCCCCCCGCGCGGGCGGCGGCTTTCCGCCACCGCGAGTTCCACGTGCGTCACGTAGCCGGCCAGGTCGTCCACATTCTGGTAGGCGCCCAGCTCCTCCTGAACGCTCAGCATGTCCTGGATCATCTGCTCGAAGTTGATATCCTCGGCCATGCCCGCCTCCACCCAGCCAAGACAATAGGCCTCCAGCGCGTCGCTCACGCCCGAATCCAGATCGATGTAAACCGTGTTGGGGTTGATGCGGCCGATCCAGTCGCCGTGCACGGTGAGGAACTCCGTCACGGGAAGCTGCGGCGGATCCACATCCCGCGCGCCGAAAAACAGGGCCGGGCTCATCCCCTTAATCAACAGCAGCTCGTCGATCGAGTCCATCGGGCCGTTCTTGCAGGAATAGGGCGTCTCCGCCGCCTGGTAGAACGCCGTCTCCGCGCCGTTGCCGTCAATTTCGTCGTCCTCGTCGAGCCAGTCGATGATGGCGTCCACCAGCGCCTCGGCGTCCACGTTCTGGCCCCCGGTGGTGGCCCGCTGCTGAAAAAAGAGTATGAGAGCCTGACGCACTTGTTCGCGTACGAATTTCTCGCCCGTGCTGTAGTCCACCAGGGCGTTCAGATTGATTTTCCCGAACTCGTCCGAGATGGTCGCGCGCATCACGGCGTCGTTCAGCGGCTCGAACTCGCCCGGCAGCGCCCACGAACTCAAGCGGCTGTCCGCCGGGCTGGCCGATCCGTCGGCGGCGCCCAGCTCCGATTGCAGGCGGTCCGTCTCCAGCACGCTCAAGCCCTTGTATACCGCCGATCGCGCGGCGAGGCGCGCCTGAAAATCATTCCCGCTGTTCAGCGAATACGAGGCCTCCACCTGCGCTTCATACGCAAACTCCACGACCAGCACCGTGAGCAGCACGACAAACAGCAGCGTCAAAATCAGCGCGACGCCTTCATTCCGCTTCCGTGTCGTTGCTACCCTTCGCATCCCATACCTTTCAATACAGCCAACACATCTTCACCCTTCACCCTTCACCCTCCACCCTTCACCCTCCACCCTCCACCCTTCACCCTTCACCCTTCACCCTTCACCCTCCACCCTTCACCCTTCACCCTTCACCCTCCACCCTCCACCCTCCACCCTCCACCCTCCACCCTTCACCCTTCACCCTTCACCCTCCACCCTCCACCCTCCACCCTTCTCCCTTCTCCCTTCTCCCTTCTCCCTTCACCCTTCACCCGCCGCTTCCGCCGCCTGATCGGTGCTCCGGTAGTGGTTCGGGTCGAGAAACTCGCCCAGGACTCCCGAGCCCGCCGGCAGTATCGCCACCATCTCCAAATCGAAATCCCGTGTGGGATCGACCCCCGCGGCGCGATCGGCCTCCAGTTGAGACTTCGTTTTCGCCAGATTGATCTGGATCCGTACGGCCCACGGCAGGAATCCCAGTTCGTCGGAATTCCATTCGGGCGTCCACTCTTCCGCCAGCCCGTCGTAGTACTCCACATTAAAGGAGCGGATCGGGATTTCCCGCTCCCATACGCCCTCCTCCGAATCCTGGCGCAGCTCGGCGGCCGGAAAGAGCTCGTCCCCGCCGGCCAGAAGCACCAGCGGCTTTTCCGTAATGAACAGGGTGGTCCCCTCCTGCTCCTCGCGCTCCACGCCATCAAACGTGCGAAACAGGCCCTCGCCCTCGCCGCTGCCGTCGTCGATATAATATTCGACCAGCTTCACGATACCGGGCAGCGACTTCGCCCCGGACAACGGCAGGGAGGTCGCGAAACGCAGGGTGTCGGCATCGCCGAAGGGGCCCGATCCATCCTCCCCTATCAGGGCGTATTCCCCGTCCGGCTTGGCGCTGATGGAAGCCAGATCATCGCGAAGCTGGTTCCACAGAAACTGCCGCAAGCGCAGGCTCTCCGAAGCCTCCCGAGCGATCTCCGCGGTGGTCGCGACCGACGCAAAGCACACGTACACCCCGCCAACAAGCACAACGAGGATCGTCATCGCGACCATGATCTCGATGAGCGTGAAGCCCGCCTGGGCGCGGCGATATGACCGGGCGCGGTTCACCGCTGAACTCCCTCTCCCAGCACTTCCGTACTGCTGGTGTGGAACACGTAAAACGTCACCGTTTCCTCGTGGCCGTCCGGGCCGCGAAGCATGGCGTTGACCTGGTAGTACGGGATCGGCGTCTCGTCCGAGGCGCCCGTGGGCGTACCCTCGAAACTCCATGTGTACCCCGCGTATGCGCCCTCGAAATCGCCCGACTCCGAAAGCGTGCCGCTGAGCACCTTGAATTCCGCGTCGCTGACCACGCGCTCGATGAGCTGGCGCCGCTCCACGGTCGCGGCCATCTCCTCGTGCAGGCGAAGCGCGCTGTAGTGCGTGTTGAGCAGGATAAACAGCGCACCCCCGAGTATCCCGACCGCCGCGAGCACCTCGACCAGCGTGAAGCCCCCGCGTTGTTGCAGTTCCGGGCGCATTATTTGCCGTACTCCAGGCCCTGGACCATGCGCGTCCGCGCCTGGACTGGATCCCAGATCACGGTATACGCATCGTCGCCGTTTTCGATGTGAAAGGCCACGTGCTGCGACAGGCCCAGCACGCTGAACTCGATTTCCGCCACGCCCCGCGTCAAATACTCCCCATCGATCTCCACGCCGGTAATCCGGGCATCGCCGCGCGGGCGCATGCGCCGCAGCACCGGGTCCGCCAGCTCCTCCTCTTCCGGCTCCTCCGCATCCAGAACGAAGGTGTTCTCCTCCCCCAGGATATTGCCGGCATCCGCGAGAAAGTCCGCGTTATGCTTGACGTTCGCCGCGCGCGCCTCCAGCGCCTTGCGCGTAAAGGCATTGAAGCGATCGTCCATCTGGTAGCCCGCCAGGTCCAGGTCAAACTCCTTGTCGCCCCCCAGCAGGCTGCTCAGCTCCCCGCCCTGCAACATCTTCTCCGCAAGATCGGCCTTGGAGCGGATCCCCTGATCGCGTAGCGCGGCGAACTTCGCCAGCTGATCCGGCTCTTCCGCGAGCGCCTTTTCCTCGTCAGTCTCCGGGTAGATCCAGTGGACGGCGAACATCTCCTGGGCATCCAGATCGACCCGCACCACCACGCGCTCGCGCAACAGCGCGGAATGCGCCATCGCGCCCTGGCCGTAGCCCGCCACATGGCGCGCCGTGCCTTCCAGTTCGCTGAACGCGATCACGGGGATGAGACGCGGCACGGCGATCGCCGCGATCACGCCAATCAGAAACACCACCACCGACAGTTCGAGCAGCGTGAATCCGGCGCGCCCCGCCGCGCGGGACGGGCTATGTCGGGGTAATTTCAGCATGGTTCTCAGCCGGGAAGGGAACCGGCGCGGGTCCGCGGCCTCGCTGGTTACGGGTGGAGTTCTGCTATTTCCGATCGGCGAGGACGGGCATGTGTCGATTCCCATTAACACGTTGTAACCCTCACCAAAATCTATGGTACGGGCTTTCAGCCCTGGCCGAATTCTTCCACCATGTACCTGAGCCGTTGGCCCAGGCTGCTATGGGGCGCACCTTCGGTGCTGAAGATGGTTCCGTTTTTTTCAGGGCCGAAGGCCCGATCTATATCAGCATGGGGCAACGCCCCGGGAACAGGGTCAAAACCTGTGAAGGGCTGGAAGCCCGCACCATCGAATGCCCAAACGAATCATCGGCAATATCCAACAGCACCCCTTGTTATTCGCCGCCCATGTCGTCGCTTCGGATGTCGGCATCCACACCCTGGCCGCCGGCCACGCCGTCCGCGCCATAGGACATGATCACGTACTTGCTGGACCCTTCAATCGTGTACACGTAGGGATTGCCCCAGGGATCCGTGGGGATCGATTTCGCGTTTAAGATGGAATCCCCGCTCGGCGGGTTAACCAGGCCGTCAAGCGTTTCCGGGAACTTCTTGAATTTAATCTTGTAGGCCGTCAGCGCGGTGTCAAACTGCTTGATCTGCGCCTTGGCCGCCGCGATATTGCCTTCGTCCACGGATCCGAGCACGTTGTAGCCCACGATCGCCGCGAGCACCGCGATAATCGATATCACCACCATCAGCTCCACCAGCGTAAAGCCCGCATTCCCGCGCCGTTGCCGTTTCTTTTTCATTGTTTTCTTGCTCCTCTTACAGGTTCTGGCTCATATTCAATATGGGCAGCAGGATGGAAATCACCAGGAAGCCGACAAAGACCCCCATCACAATAATTATAACAGGCTCGATCAGGCCCACCACCGCGTCAATCGTCAAACGGACGTCCTCGTCGTAGGTGTCCGCCACCTTGATGAGCATCGATTCGATCTCGCCGCTGCGCTGGCCCAGTTCGATCATGTGGATCATCATCGACGGGAACAGCCCCGTCTCGCGGAGGGGCTGGGCCAGGTCGCGGCCCCGGCGCACCCCCGCCTTCACCTCGTCCATGTGCTCTTTGAAATAGGCATTGTCGAGCACGGAATTCACCACTTCCAGGGCCGGCAGCATGGTCAGGCCGCTCTGGAGCATGGTGCCCATGGTTCGCGCAAAACGCGCGCACACCAGCTTGAGGTGCAGGCCGCCGTAGAGCGGGAAGCGCAGCTTGACGCGGTCCCACGTGAGGCGGCCCTTCGGCTGCGAAATCCAGTAGCGCCATAGCGCGAACAGGCCGAAGACCGCGCCAACCATGAGGTACCAGTAGCTCCCCAGAATGTCGCTGCTCGCGATCAGGATCTGCGTGGGGCGGGGCAGCGCGGCTTCCTGGCGCTCGAAGATGAGCGTGATCCGCGGCACGATGAACGTCATCAGGAACACGACCACCGCGATCGCGAAGAGCCCCATGAAGACCGGGTACGCCAGGCTGGACATGAGCTGGCCGCGCAATTTCGCCTGGTGCTCCTGGATGTCCGCCAGCCGGATCAGCACCTCCTCCAGCGTGCCGCTCACTTCGCCCGCGCGAACCATGTTCACGTACAGGTTCGAGAACAGCCGCGGATGCTTCGCCATCGCATCGCCCAGCGACATGCCGCTGTTTACGTGATCGCGAATATCGTAGATCGCCGCCTGAAGCCGCTGCTTGCTTGTCTGCTCCTGCATGGCCGCCAGCGCGTCGACCAGCGGCATGCCCGCCTTCAACAGCACCGCGAACTGCCGCGTAAGCATGGCCAGATCCCGCACGGAAACCCGGCCCCCGCCCCCGCTCCGACCGGCCCCCCCGTCGCCCTTTCGCGACGCCGCCACGCTCGCGCTCTCGGCAATGTCTGTGGGGAACAGCTCCTGATCCCGGAGCTTCTGGCGCGCCTGCGCGGCGTTGTCCGCATCGATCACGCCCTTCGCGGTCTTCCCGGTCGCCTTGGCGATCGCTTTGTATTCGTAGACGGGCATACGCTGTCCTGAATTCCTTTGCCATGGTCTGATGTAATAAACGCTTGCGGCGGGGCGATTTAGGACAGGCCGGAACGGAACGCCGTTCCCTGGGCGTGCGGGCGGCGGCGCACGGGACGCCTGGAACGAGGCCCGGGCGCGGGCGCGCCCTTCAGTCCATGAACTCTTCTTCCATATCGTTCCGCGTTACGCGAAGGATTTCCTCCGCCGAGGTCAGGCCCTTAATCGCCCGGTTGGCGCCGTCCTCCCGCAAGGTCCGCATCCCGAACTTGCGCGCTTCGCGCTTGATCGCGTTGGAGTCCGCGCCCTGCAACGCCATTTCCTGGATCTTCGGGGTCATGATCAGCAGCTCGAAGATGCCCATGCGCCCGCGGTAACCGCGGTCCGAACACTTCTTGCAACCCACCGCGTGGTAGAGGATTGGGTCGCCGCTAGGCGGCTCGACGCCCAGGTCCGGCCACGTTTCCGGCTCGGGCCGGTAGGGCTGGCGGCATTCGTTGCAGATCCGGCGCACCAGGCGCTGCGCCTGAATCGCGATCGTGGACGACGTCACCAGGAAGGGTTCGATGCCCATATTCACCAGCCGCGTGATGGCGCCGGCGCTGTCGTTTGTGTGCAGCGTCGAAAACACCAGGTGGCCCGTGAGCGACGCCTGGACCGCCATCTCCGCCGTCTCCAGGTCGCGGATTTCGCCCACCAGAATGATGTCCGGGTCCTGGCGCAGGATGCTGCGCAGGCCCGCCGCGAAGGTCAGGCCGATCTTCGGCGCAACCTGAATTTGGCCGATCCCTTCGAGCTGGTACTCGATCGGGTCCTCCACCGTAATAATGTTCTTCTCGGGCGAATTCACCCGCTGGAGCGCCGCATAGAGCGTGGTGGACTTGCCAGAACCCGTGGGGCCCGTCACCAGCACGATCCCGTGCGAGCTGAGGATGATCTTGTCGAGCTGCTTGTTATCGCGCGCCTCCATGCCCAGCTGCTCGAGGCTGAAGAGAAAGCTCCCTTTCTCGAGGATACGCATCACCACGCGCTCGCCGTGCGCAATCGGGATAATCGACACGCGGATGTCGATCTCCTTGCCGCTCAGCCGGATCTTGATGCGTCCGTCCTGTGGAAGCCGGTGCTCCGCGATGTTCAAATCGGCCATGATCTTCACGCGGGAGATTACCGCGGCCTGCTGCCCGCGCGGAACCGTAAACTTCTCGTAGAGCACACCGTCGATGCGGTACCGGACGCGCACCTCGCGCTCGAACGGCTCGATGTGTATGTCCGATGCCCGCTCTTTCACCGCGCCGGTGATCACCAGGTTAATAAGCTTGATGATGGGCGCTTCGTTCGCCAGGTCGAGCAGGTCGCGCTCGGAACCGATGCTCGCAAGGGACTTGTACTCGTCCGAATCGGCCATCGTGATGCTGTCGATCATCTCGGCCGCGTTTTCGCTCTGCTGCTCGAAGTAGCCGTCGATAATCCGCTTGATGTCCGCCTTGGTGCACAGGACCGGGCTCACGTTCCCGTCGAGCAGCAACCGCAGATCGTCCAGCGGAAGCAGGTTGACGGGATCGTTCACCGCGACGAGGTAGCCGCTGCCGTTCTGCTTGTACGGCACCATCGAATACTCGCGGATGAAGGAAATAGGGACCTTGGTCGTCAGCGAGGCGTCCACCTGCTCCGACAGATCCGCCTGGTAGGGGATATCGAACTGCTCCCCGAGCGCGCGCAGCACCTGCTCCTCCTCCACATAACCCAGATCGAGCAGGATCTCGCCCACGCGTTTGGGGCGGATTTTCTGGAGCTCCAGCGCCTCCGCGACCTGTTCCGCATGGACGGCCCCGTTGCGCAGCAAGATCTCGCAGAGTTGCAGGTCGTCGCCGTTGCTCATCAACTACCTCTTCATATCGCCGCGGCGGAAACTGCTCGACTGATCGCTGCCCGTGTCGCGGCCCGTAATGGCCGCGGATTCCTCGAAGGTCGGGCGGTGCGACTTGCGCCGGTCCTGCTTCTTCTTGACTCGCTTGAAGAAGCCCTGTTCAAGGACCTCCTGCAGGTTGGCGTCGTGGTATTCGTTCAGCTTGTACTGCGTAAGGCGCTCCATGTCCACGCTTTCCTTGACAATATGCGGGGTCACCAGCACCACCAGGTTGCTCTTCTGGCGCGTGTCGCGCTTCGATCGGAAAAGCCACCCGACCAGCGGCGCGTCGCCCAGGATGGGCGTCTGGTTCCGGGTCCGGTTCGTCGAATCCCGGATCAGGCCCGCGAGTACCGCCGTCCAACCGTCCTTTACGAGCACCTTGTTCGTGAACAGGGACTTGTTCGTCGTCGGGCCCACGATGTCGGGCGTGCCCACCCGCGGATCCGTGTCCGCAATGTCGGACACTTCGATCTCCACCTCGAGGAGGACATTGTCCCCCTCGCTGATCTGCGGCGTGACCTTGAGCTTCACGCCCACGTCTTCGCGCTGGATCCGCGTGGTGCCAAAGCTGGTGTTGAACCCGTCCACGTTGTTGCCGCCCCCGGTCGTCTGGGGGCGCGAGCTGCCCGTAATGAACGGCACTTCCTTACCCACGGTGATCGACGATTCCTCGTTGTCGATCGTCGTCAGGCTCGGCTGCGAGAGCACCTCCAGGTCCGAGAGCGTCTCCAGCGCCTGAAAAAGTACTGGGACGAACGGTATCTTGAACTCCCGCCCGCCGATGTCCACGCTGATGTCGTCAAAGATACCGGCGCTGAAACCGCCGTTGCCGCCCAGGTTCAGGACGCTGCTCAGGAGGCCCACGCCGGCGGCCTCCGGGCTTGTGAGCGCCGTCGCCAGATCCGTCACGGGCAGGAGCGATGTGTCCGTCAGTCCAAAGCCGTCATTGCCGCCAATCGACGCCGCGTTGACCGCGATATTGAACGAATCGTTGATCGCAACGTCCATGACGCTGGCCTTGACGTACACCTGGCGCTGCGGCACGTCGAGCCGCGCGATATACGCCTCCAGCAGCTTGTAGTCCTGTGGCGAAGCAAGTATCAACAGGGAATTGGTCTGGTCGTACCGCGTAATCTGCACGCGCTGCTCGAACGGCTGCACTTCCGCGGTCTGCGCCGGCGCCCCGCCGCCGCCCCCGCCGCCCCCCGCGCCTTCCTGGCGCCGCGGCGCCGTTCCGATCAGCGGCTGGAGCGCCTGCTCCATCAATTCCGCGTCCGCGTTCAGCAGCTCGTAGATGTGCATTGTGCCCTTCTCGTAGGGCGTCGGAGAATCCAGCCGGATCACCAGGTCGCGCACCCGCTCCATCATGCCCGCCGTCGCCACCACGATGAGCGCGTTAAGGCGCTCGTCCGGCACCATTCGCAACACCTGGGCGTTCGACCCGATGACTTCGGCCGTTTCCGCCCCGGGCACCGTGCGCGTGGTGGTGGGGCGGATCGGGCGCGTGGTGGGCCGGGTCGTGGTCGTGACCCGGGTCGCGGGTTGCGCGCCGCCGGCGCCCGCCTCCGGATCGATCAGCACCTGCTCGAGCTGGGTGGCGATCACTTCCGCACGCGTATACTCCAGGGTAAAAATCTCCATCGCCGTGTCGTTTCCGGGCACATCGGCGAGCTCGATAAACTTAAGCATGCGGCGCAGGCCGTTGGCCGTATCGGTAATGATTAGCGTATTCGTCGGCAGATAGGTGTCAATGGCGGCCGATTTGCTGCCCAGCTTCTGCAGCGCCGTCATGATCTCCGTCGGCTCCGCGTACTTGATCGGCACCACGTGGGTGGAAAACGTATCGTAGCCGGGGGGAATATTGTCGCTCGTGATACCGACGTTCAACGGGGTCTTGGCCGACTGGGGCGCGTCCGGGGTCGGCACGATCTGGATGATGTGTCCGTCGATGTTTTCCACCATCGAGTAGCCGCGGCTGTTCAGCACCGATTCCAGCACCTCGAAGGCCAGCTCCGGCGGCAGCTTGTCGTGCGTGATGATCGTCACCGTCGTCGCCCCGATATTCGGATCGATATCG contains:
- the pilM gene encoding pilus assembly protein PilM, which encodes MLLSAKLGAIEIVGHTVRVAVVKTGGRKPVLLEVRERTAQFADPEDRIAALAQALGEAVDSLKHTPAVFILCANAMHSVVRSITIPMRGRKRVLAAARFELEPHLAIPIDELLLDFNLVAEVDGETEVLAVGVRRNHLDEQLAIVAAAGVEVEAVNLDAVALTGLWQAGRKAQKGLEAVLHVRGQSASLAVVFNGTIAYFRSLGAGAEALASSPGAVAREVQNTLRAFLAKWRAGGEIAALDVTGIELSPAEADVFSEALRLPVRSRVMLREIAGGARALEADPASCGPNAWEAAAGAAFAGAGGVLALNFNPSGRSPARLLRDVAPHVVYSSGFALVALLLWGLYYYFEVNHFKAQTAQIQLEIDQLRKEIEELAGKGLGENVDVNLFRDPPVLDILADISARMPESAVLVTSVKLQPPEMQSGWVLIEGKTTNAENVGVVKDALAQSAVFAVDPNFRQSAEGSEVTFGIRAFRRTGEASDGNE
- a CDS encoding general secretion pathway protein GspK — protein: MRRVATTRKRNEGVALILTLLFVVLLTVLVVEFAYEAQVEASYSLNSGNDFQARLAARSAVYKGLSVLETDRLQSELGAADGSASPADSRLSSWALPGEFEPLNDAVMRATISDEFGKINLNALVDYSTGEKFVREQVRQALILFFQQRATTGGQNVDAEALVDAIIDWLDEDDEIDGNGAETAFYQAAETPYSCKNGPMDSIDELLLIKGMSPALFFGARDVDPPQLPVTEFLTVHGDWIGRINPNTVYIDLDSGVSDALEAYCLGWVEAGMAEDINFEQMIQDMLSVQEELGAYQNVDDLAGYVTHVELAVAESRRPRGGAQDLEAAQVAAEREVLRQIFTVHSHIFRIHGDAMLDDILIRNEAYVLRVPQDPGTLDWPGGNEALPFQNPVYSGLELPQEFYRILSWKVIQ
- a CDS encoding prepilin-type N-terminal cleavage/methylation domain-containing protein, which codes for MEFRGYAHGRLGRDADPVLPGQRHASRPGRPRGNGDVLRVPHQQYGSAGRGSSAVNRARSYRRAQAGFTLIEIMVAMTILVVLVGGVYVCFASVATTAEIAREASESLRLRQFLWNQLRDDLASISAKPDGEYALIGEDGSGPFGDADTLRFATSLPLSGAKSLPGIVKLVEYYIDDGSGEGEGLFRTFDGVEREEQEGTTLFITEKPLVLLAGGDELFPAAELRQDSEEGVWEREIPIRSFNVEYYDGLAEEWTPEWNSDELGFLPWAVRIQINLAKTKSQLEADRAAGVDPTRDFDLEMVAILPAGSGVLGEFLDPNHYRSTDQAAEAAGEG
- a CDS encoding type II secretion system protein; protein product: MGIDTCPSSPIGNSRTPPVTSEAADPRRFPSRLRTMLKLPRHSPSRAAGRAGFTLLELSVVVFLIGVIAAIAVPRLIPVIAFSELEGTARHVAGYGQGAMAHSALLRERVVVRVDLDAQEMFAVHWIYPETDEEKALAEEPDQLAKFAALRDQGIRSKADLAEKMLQGGELSSLLGGDKEFDLDLAGYQMDDRFNAFTRKALEARAANVKHNADFLADAGNILGEENTFVLDAEEPEEEELADPVLRRMRPRGDARITGVEIDGEYLTRGVAEIEFSVLGLSQHVAFHIENGDDAYTVIWDPVQARTRMVQGLEYGK
- the gspG gene encoding type II secretion system major pseudopilin GspG, producing the protein MKKKRQRRGNAGFTLVELMVVISIIAVLAAIVGYNVLGSVDEGNIAAAKAQIKQFDTALTAYKIKFKKFPETLDGLVNPPSGDSILNAKSIPTDPWGNPYVYTIEGSSKYVIMSYGADGVAGGQGVDADIRSDDMGGE
- the gspF gene encoding type II secretion system inner membrane protein GspF — protein: MPVYEYKAIAKATGKTAKGVIDADNAAQARQKLRDQELFPTDIAESASVAASRKGDGGAGRSGGGGRVSVRDLAMLTRQFAVLLKAGMPLVDALAAMQEQTSKQRLQAAIYDIRDHVNSGMSLGDAMAKHPRLFSNLYVNMVRAGEVSGTLEEVLIRLADIQEHQAKLRGQLMSSLAYPVFMGLFAIAVVVFLMTFIVPRITLIFERQEAALPRPTQILIASSDILGSYWYLMVGAVFGLFALWRYWISQPKGRLTWDRVKLRFPLYGGLHLKLVCARFARTMGTMLQSGLTMLPALEVVNSVLDNAYFKEHMDEVKAGVRRGRDLAQPLRETGLFPSMMIHMIELGQRSGEIESMLIKVADTYDEDVRLTIDAVVGLIEPVIIIVMGVFVGFLVISILLPILNMSQNL
- the gspE gene encoding type II secretion system ATPase GspE is translated as MSNGDDLQLCEILLRNGAVHAEQVAEALELQKIRPKRVGEILLDLGYVEEEQVLRALGEQFDIPYQADLSEQVDASLTTKVPISFIREYSMVPYKQNGSGYLVAVNDPVNLLPLDDLRLLLDGNVSPVLCTKADIKRIIDGYFEQQSENAAEMIDSITMADSDEYKSLASIGSERDLLDLANEAPIIKLINLVITGAVKERASDIHIEPFEREVRVRYRIDGVLYEKFTVPRGQQAAVISRVKIMADLNIAEHRLPQDGRIKIRLSGKEIDIRVSIIPIAHGERVVMRILEKGSFLFSLEQLGMEARDNKQLDKIILSSHGIVLVTGPTGSGKSTTLYAALQRVNSPEKNIITVEDPIEYQLEGIGQIQVAPKIGLTFAAGLRSILRQDPDIILVGEIRDLETAEMAVQASLTGHLVFSTLHTNDSAGAITRLVNMGIEPFLVTSSTIAIQAQRLVRRICNECRQPYRPEPETWPDLGVEPPSGDPILYHAVGCKKCSDRGYRGRMGIFELLIMTPKIQEMALQGADSNAIKREARKFGMRTLREDGANRAIKGLTSAEEILRVTRNDMEEEFMD
- the gspD gene encoding type II secretion system secretin GspD → MLKRLIAFTIVILLGLFAPGAAWAQDEPVAEEEYVEEEVVVEEEYVEDGMVGEPPASSTARPGAPTTTTRPRVARPTPITPPTARPPARPTAGSGAKLTAAASAPNVVPGSIPAEDVMFNYNDEPLIDVIQHIAKLTGRNFDIDPNIGATTVTIITHDKLPPELAFEVLESVLNSRGYSMVENIDGHIIQIVPTPDAPQSAKTPLNVGITSDNIPPGYDTFSTHVVPIKYAEPTEIMTALQKLGSKSAAIDTYLPTNTLIITDTANGLRRMLKFIELADVPGNDTAMEIFTLEYTRAEVIATQLEQVLIDPEAGAGGAQPATRVTTTTRPTTRPIRPTTTRTVPGAETAEVIGSNAQVLRMVPDERLNALIVVATAGMMERVRDLVIRLDSPTPYEKGTMHIYELLNADAELMEQALQPLIGTAPRRQEGAGGGGGGGGAPAQTAEVQPFEQRVQITRYDQTNSLLILASPQDYKLLEAYIARLDVPQRQVYVKASVMDVAINDSFNIAVNAASIGGNDGFGLTDTSLLPVTDLATALTSPEAAGVGLLSSVLNLGGNGGFSAGIFDDISVDIGGREFKIPFVPVLFQALETLSDLEVLSQPSLTTIDNEESSITVGKEVPFITGSSRPQTTGGGNNVDGFNTSFGTTRIQREDVGVKLKVTPQISEGDNVLLEVEIEVSDIADTDPRVGTPDIVGPTTNKSLFTNKVLVKDGWTAVLAGLIRDSTNRTRNQTPILGDAPLVGWLFRSKRDTRQKSNLVVLVTPHIVKESVDMERLTQYKLNEYHDANLQEVLEQGFFKRVKKKQDRRKSHRPTFEESAAITGRDTGSDQSSSFRRGDMKR